From a region of the Bradyrhizobium diazoefficiens genome:
- the mutM gene encoding bifunctional DNA-formamidopyrimidine glycosylase/DNA-(apurinic or apyrimidinic site) lyase has protein sequence MPELPEVETVRRGLQPVMEGAKIVVAEARRPDLRFPFQPDFVARLQGQVVTGLGRRAKYLMADLASGDVLLMHLGMSGSFRVIKPDDDAVPGEFHYPRTKDSTHDHVLFRMSSGADIIFNDPRRFGYMKVIARSALDEEPLLRGLGPEPLGNEFDAAMLARSCQGKITSLKAALLDQRVVAGLGNIYVCEALHRSHLSPRRIAATLSTKKGGPTDHAKRLVGAIHTVLNDAIKAGGSSLRDHRQTSGELGYFQHSFKVYDREGEKCTTPRCGGTVKRFTQNGRSTFWCPKCQK, from the coding sequence ATGCCCGAATTGCCCGAAGTCGAGACCGTCCGCCGCGGCCTTCAGCCCGTCATGGAGGGCGCGAAAATCGTCGTCGCGGAGGCCCGACGGCCGGACTTGCGCTTTCCGTTCCAGCCCGACTTCGTGGCCCGGCTCCAGGGGCAGGTCGTCACGGGGCTCGGTCGCCGCGCAAAATATCTCATGGCGGACCTCGCGTCCGGCGACGTGCTCTTGATGCATCTGGGCATGTCGGGCTCGTTCCGCGTCATCAAGCCGGACGACGACGCCGTGCCTGGCGAGTTTCACTATCCGCGGACGAAGGACTCAACCCACGACCACGTGCTGTTTCGGATGTCCTCCGGCGCCGACATCATCTTTAACGATCCGCGCCGCTTCGGTTACATGAAAGTGATCGCGCGCAGTGCGCTCGATGAGGAGCCGTTGTTGCGCGGGCTCGGCCCCGAGCCGCTCGGCAACGAATTCGATGCCGCGATGCTGGCACGGTCCTGCCAAGGCAAGATCACGAGCCTGAAGGCCGCGCTGCTCGACCAGCGCGTGGTCGCCGGGCTCGGCAACATCTATGTCTGCGAGGCGCTGCATCGCTCGCATCTGTCGCCGCGCCGGATCGCCGCGACGCTTTCGACCAAGAAGGGCGGCCCAACGGACCACGCCAAGCGGTTAGTCGGGGCCATCCACACCGTGCTGAACGATGCGATCAAGGCCGGTGGCTCCAGCTTGCGCGACCATCGCCAGACCTCGGGCGAGCTCGGTTATTTCCAACACTCGTTCAAGGTCTATGACCGCGAAGGCGAGAAATGCACGACGCCGCGCTGCGGCGGCACGGTCAAGCGCTTCACCCAGAACGGCCGGTCGACGTTCTGGTGTCCGAAATGTCAGAAGTGA
- a CDS encoding ParA family protein, whose amino-acid sequence MHTIVLATQKGGSGKSTLAVGLALAAKQAGFTVRLIETDPQGTLSNWQRRRTTDDLVVEPIYHAADIEPRLKMLADSGLQLAIVDTAAGLSAATTAAIRHSDLCLIPARPSVADIEATASTLSVARAWKRPYSFVLNQTPIRGQRIDNAAGALAEEAALDLAEVLARPLIVMRNDHQDSLASGLAVSEFAPNGKSADEIRGLWRWIETRLELAAASNLLIDQVMSAADGMLHVAAELSADETTTLVS is encoded by the coding sequence ATGCACACGATCGTACTGGCCACCCAAAAGGGTGGCAGCGGCAAGAGCACGCTCGCCGTTGGCCTCGCACTCGCGGCCAAGCAGGCCGGTTTCACCGTCCGCCTGATCGAGACCGACCCGCAGGGCACCCTGTCGAACTGGCAGCGCCGCCGTACCACCGATGATCTCGTCGTCGAGCCCATCTATCACGCCGCCGACATCGAGCCGCGCCTGAAGATGCTGGCTGACAGCGGTCTGCAGCTTGCGATCGTCGACACCGCCGCCGGCCTCAGCGCCGCGACCACCGCGGCGATTCGCCATTCCGACCTCTGCCTGATCCCGGCCCGCCCGAGCGTCGCCGACATCGAGGCGACCGCCTCGACCCTCAGCGTCGCGCGCGCCTGGAAGCGGCCCTACAGCTTCGTGCTGAACCAGACGCCGATCCGCGGCCAGCGCATCGACAATGCCGCGGGTGCGCTCGCCGAGGAAGCCGCGCTCGATCTCGCCGAGGTGCTTGCGCGTCCGCTGATCGTGATGCGCAACGACCACCAGGACTCGCTCGCCAGCGGCCTCGCGGTGAGCGAATTCGCGCCGAACGGCAAGTCTGCGGACGAGATCCGCGGCCTCTGGCGGTGGATCGAGACCCGGCTCGAACTCGCGGCGGCGAGCAACCTCCTGATCGACCAGGTCATGTCGGCCGCGGACGGAATGCTGCACGTCGCCGCCGAACTTTCGGCGGACGAAACCACGACACTGGTGTCCTGA
- the ubiE gene encoding bifunctional demethylmenaquinone methyltransferase/2-methoxy-6-polyprenyl-1,4-benzoquinol methylase UbiE — MDRPGETTHFGFKDVPLGDKQTLVNDVFHSVASRYDLMNDLMSGGLHRVWKDIMITALDPPRGDRPFALLDVAGGTGDISFRAAKAAGTGFHATVCDINTGMLAVGRERAAKRHLETRVDFVEGNAEALAFADRSFDAYTIAFGIRNVPRIDLALCEAYRVLKPGSRFLCLEFSSVEMPGLDRLYDLFSFKVIPPLGRMVTGDAESYQYLVESIRKFPKPNAFADMIRDAGFARVSWQILSGGIVALHSGWRL; from the coding sequence ATGGATCGGCCGGGCGAAACCACGCATTTTGGCTTCAAGGACGTTCCCCTCGGGGACAAGCAGACGCTGGTGAACGACGTGTTTCACAGCGTGGCGTCGCGCTATGATTTGATGAACGACCTGATGTCCGGCGGCCTGCACCGGGTCTGGAAGGACATCATGATCACGGCGCTCGATCCGCCCAGGGGCGACCGGCCGTTCGCGTTGCTCGACGTTGCCGGCGGCACCGGCGACATCTCGTTCCGCGCCGCCAAGGCCGCGGGTACGGGTTTCCACGCCACCGTCTGCGACATCAACACCGGCATGCTGGCGGTGGGCCGCGAGCGCGCCGCCAAGCGGCATCTCGAGACCCGGGTCGATTTCGTCGAAGGCAATGCCGAAGCGCTTGCCTTTGCCGATCGCAGCTTCGACGCCTATACAATCGCTTTCGGCATTCGCAACGTGCCGCGGATCGATCTGGCGCTATGCGAGGCTTATCGCGTGCTCAAGCCCGGCAGCCGCTTCCTGTGCCTGGAATTCTCCAGCGTCGAGATGCCTGGGCTCGATCGTCTTTATGACCTGTTCTCGTTCAAGGTGATTCCGCCGCTCGGCCGCATGGTCACGGGCGATGCAGAGTCCTACCAATATCTCGTAGAATCGATCCGCAAGTTTCCGAAGCCAAACGCCTTCGCAGACATGATCCGCGACGCTGGCTTTGCCCGCGTCAGCTGGCAGATATTGTCCGGCGGCATCGTCGCACTGCATTCGGGCTGGCGTTTGTGA
- the ubiB gene encoding 2-polyprenylphenol 6-hydroxylase gives MISALTHIARLIRAAFVFAREGVFGAVDPSLVPPPGQLALKLARLIERRGVKHGPRISRALTRMGPAYLKLGQFLATRPDVVGVIMARDLESLQDRLPPFPQDEAEAAIATSLERPLKDVFASFGPPVAAASIAQVHRGEVLHNGIRKPVAVKVLRPNVAARFRRDLSDFFFVAHKAEAYSAEARRLRLIEVINTMSRSVAMEMDLRLEAAALSEMAENTRDDPDFRVPTVDWDRTTHNVLTLEWIDGIALNDHKRLAELQVDLPDLGRKVIQSFLRHALRDGFFHADMHPGNLFLDDAGRLVAVDFGIMGRLGMKERRFLAEILLGFITRDYRRVAEVHFEAGYVPAHHSVENFAQAIRAIGEPIHNRTAEEISMARLLTLLLEVTGLFDMTTRPELILLQKTMVVVEGVARAFDPKLDIWKIADPVVREWIERNLGPIGRAQGALAGGGDLVRVLMRLPEVAERSVKVLEQLETMTREGIRLSPESIAAMGRSEGRKNRWRTVALWIIAATFIGILIAVRNL, from the coding sequence GTGATCTCTGCCCTCACCCACATTGCGCGCCTGATCCGCGCCGCGTTCGTGTTTGCCCGCGAGGGCGTGTTCGGCGCGGTCGATCCGAGCCTGGTGCCGCCGCCGGGGCAACTTGCGCTGAAGCTGGCCCGCCTCATCGAACGGCGCGGCGTCAAGCACGGCCCGCGGATATCGCGCGCGCTGACGCGGATGGGCCCCGCCTATCTCAAGCTCGGACAATTCCTGGCCACGCGCCCCGACGTCGTCGGCGTCATCATGGCGCGCGACCTCGAAAGTCTCCAGGACCGCCTGCCGCCGTTTCCGCAGGACGAAGCGGAGGCCGCAATCGCGACGTCGCTGGAGCGGCCGCTGAAGGACGTATTTGCGAGCTTCGGACCACCCGTCGCGGCCGCCTCGATCGCGCAGGTGCATCGCGGCGAGGTCTTGCACAATGGAATCCGCAAGCCGGTGGCGGTCAAGGTGCTCAGGCCGAACGTGGCCGCGCGCTTCCGTCGCGATCTCTCCGACTTCTTCTTCGTCGCACACAAGGCCGAGGCCTACTCGGCGGAAGCACGGCGGCTTCGCCTCATCGAGGTCATCAACACCATGTCGCGCTCGGTCGCCATGGAGATGGACCTGAGGCTGGAAGCGGCTGCGCTGTCGGAGATGGCGGAGAACACGCGCGACGATCCCGATTTCCGCGTGCCGACCGTCGACTGGGACCGCACCACGCACAACGTGCTGACGCTGGAGTGGATCGACGGCATCGCGCTGAACGATCACAAGCGCCTGGCGGAGTTGCAGGTCGACCTGCCCGATCTCGGCCGCAAGGTGATCCAGAGCTTCCTGCGGCACGCGCTGCGCGACGGCTTCTTCCATGCCGACATGCATCCGGGCAATTTGTTCCTGGACGATGCCGGCCGTCTCGTCGCGGTCGATTTCGGCATCATGGGCCGGCTCGGCATGAAAGAGCGGCGCTTCCTCGCCGAAATCCTGCTCGGCTTCATCACCCGCGATTATCGCCGCGTCGCCGAGGTGCATTTCGAGGCGGGCTACGTGCCCGCGCATCACTCGGTCGAGAATTTCGCGCAGGCAATCCGCGCCATTGGCGAGCCGATTCACAACCGCACGGCGGAAGAGATCTCGATGGCGCGGCTGCTGACACTGCTGCTCGAGGTCACCGGCCTGTTCGACATGACCACGCGGCCCGAGCTGATCCTGCTGCAGAAGACCATGGTGGTGGTCGAGGGCGTGGCGCGCGCCTTCGATCCCAAGCTCGACATCTGGAAGATCGCCGACCCCGTGGTGCGCGAGTGGATCGAGCGCAATCTCGGCCCGATCGGTCGGGCGCAGGGTGCGCTTGCCGGCGGAGGCGACCTGGTCCGCGTGCTGATGCGCCTGCCTGAGGTCGCCGAGCGGTCGGTGAAGGTGCTGGAGCAGCTCGAGACCATGACGCGGGAGGGCATCAGGCTGTCGCCGGAGAGCATTGCCGCGATGGGCCGCAGCGAGGGCCGCAAGAACCGCTGGCGCACCGTCGCGCTGTGGATCATCGCCGCCACCTTTATCGGAATCCTGATCGCCGTCCGGAATCTATGA